A single region of the Thermoanaerobacterium aotearoense genome encodes:
- a CDS encoding ArsR/SmtB family transcription factor — MNKLTDFFKVLSDETRLRILILLYHKKLCVCEMCGITGESQPKISKHLAKLRDIGLVKDERQEQFIFYDLNLNEQVYKGILEKIVDNINDYPVLKSDIEKCKHAEKYLESCRR; from the coding sequence ATGAATAAATTAACTGATTTTTTTAAGGTATTGTCTGATGAAACACGTTTAAGGATACTTATTCTGTTATATCACAAAAAACTATGCGTATGTGAGATGTGTGGAATAACAGGAGAGTCACAGCCAAAAATATCAAAACACCTTGCTAAACTTAGGGATATAGGTCTTGTAAAAGATGAAAGGCAGGAACAGTTCATATTTTATGATTTAAATCTTAATGAGCAAGTGTACAAAGGGATATTAGAGAAAATAGTGGATAATATCAACGATTATCCAGTACTCAAAAGCGATATTGAAAAGTGTAAACATGCTGAAAAATATCTTGAATCGTGCAGAAGGTAA
- a CDS encoding IS1634 family transposase → MRLCISRSKNAASLYVTKSIYENGRRSTKVVEKLGTYAELKEKLGGQDPIEWAKKYIEELNKKEKEENRDIIVKYSQSKVITKGEQRSFNGGYLFLQKIYHELKLNKLCEKISLKYKFTFDLDSVLSRLIYARIIYPSSKLATFQLSTKFIEQPDFELQHIYRALEVIAKEADFIQSYLYKNSLKISKRNTGVLYYDCTNYFFEIEQEDGLKQYGVSKEHRPNPIVQMGLFMDGDGVPLAFAINKGNTNEQLTLKPLEEKILSDFNLSKFIVCTDAGLASDSNRKFNIKGERAFITTQSIKKLKTHLKEWALDPNGWSLVGDRRTYNIAELDEDKYKDKVFYKERWIKENGLEQKLIVTYSIKYRDYQRNIRDSQIERAQKAIDSNPWKIENRINTELIAKEAQFVGFYAVCTNLEDDASSIININRRRWEIEECFRIMESEFKARPVYLSRDDRIIAHFTTCFISLVIYRLLEKKLNGKYTYHEIIDGLRDMNFLEVKGDGYIPIYTRTDFTDDLHEAFSFRTDYQIVSKSKMKKILKSTKS, encoded by the coding sequence ATGAGATTATGTATATCACGGTCAAAAAATGCTGCATCCCTGTACGTAACAAAATCTATATACGAAAATGGAAGACGTTCTACAAAAGTTGTTGAAAAGCTTGGTACTTATGCTGAACTTAAAGAAAAACTTGGTGGACAGGATCCTATTGAATGGGCAAAAAAATATATAGAAGAACTTAACAAAAAAGAAAAAGAAGAAAACCGCGATATTATTGTGAAATACTCCCAATCCAAAGTGATTACAAAGGGTGAGCAACGCTCTTTTAATGGTGGTTATCTTTTTCTTCAAAAGATATACCATGAACTTAAACTCAATAAGCTTTGCGAGAAAATATCTTTGAAATACAAATTTACATTCGACTTAGACTCGGTGCTTTCAAGACTTATTTATGCAAGAATTATTTATCCTTCTTCAAAACTTGCAACTTTTCAACTTTCTACTAAATTTATTGAACAACCTGATTTTGAACTTCAACATATATACAGGGCTCTTGAAGTAATTGCCAAGGAAGCTGATTTCATACAGTCTTACCTGTACAAAAACAGTCTTAAAATTTCCAAGAGAAATACAGGCGTACTGTATTATGATTGTACAAATTATTTCTTTGAAATAGAGCAAGAAGATGGATTAAAACAATATGGTGTTTCAAAAGAACATAGACCAAATCCTATCGTACAAATGGGGCTTTTTATGGACGGAGATGGTGTTCCACTTGCTTTTGCTATTAACAAAGGGAATACCAATGAACAGTTGACTTTAAAACCTTTGGAAGAGAAAATTCTTTCTGACTTTAATCTCTCTAAATTTATTGTATGTACTGATGCAGGACTAGCATCCGATAGTAACAGGAAATTCAACATTAAAGGTGAACGGGCATTTATTACAACACAATCTATTAAAAAACTGAAAACACACCTTAAGGAATGGGCTCTTGACCCAAATGGTTGGTCTTTAGTTGGTGACAGAAGAACATATAACATTGCTGAACTAGATGAGGACAAATATAAGGATAAGGTGTTCTATAAAGAACGCTGGATAAAAGAAAACGGATTAGAACAGAAACTTATCGTCACATATTCCATTAAATATCGAGATTATCAGAGAAATATACGAGATTCCCAGATAGAACGAGCACAAAAAGCAATTGATTCAAACCCTTGGAAAATAGAAAACCGTATCAACACCGAACTCATTGCAAAAGAAGCGCAATTTGTTGGTTTTTATGCAGTATGTACAAATCTTGAAGATGATGCTTCTTCAATTATCAATATAAATAGAAGGCGATGGGAAATTGAAGAATGTTTCCGGATTATGGAAAGCGAATTTAAGGCCAGACCTGTATATTTAAGCCGTGATGATAGAATAATAGCTCATTTTACAACTTGTTTCATTTCCTTGGTTATCTATAGACTCCTTGAAAAGAAATTGAACGGAAAATATACATATCATGAAATCATAGATGGATTAAGAGATATGAATTTCTTAGAAGTAAAAGGTGATGGTTATATACCTATTTACACAAGAACAGACTTTACAGATGATTTACACGAAGCATTCAGCTTCCGTACTGATTATCAAATTGTAAGTAAAAGCAAAATGAAAAAAATTTTAAAAAGTACAAAATCATAA
- a CDS encoding IS110 family transposase, with translation MALKIVYKICCGIDVHKTFVVASNASTNKQGITTYKSHRFSTYTKGLKELLQWLLESNCKDVCMECTGKYWIPVYNVLEKDCSIVLAHPKYVKAIHCKKTDKKDAKWIADLFKHDLVAGSFMPPADIRQPRDLMRYRYKLTCFMSSEKNRLQNCLTVSNIQLENVVSDTFGKSSKRILDKLLENPLDTSFDIEPLIHNSMKGKIPELELAIVLKTPDEHKLQYQNIHKAA, from the coding sequence ATGGCTTTAAAAATTGTGTATAAAATCTGTTGTGGAATTGATGTTCACAAAACCTTTGTGGTTGCTAGCAACGCTTCCACCAACAAACAAGGTATTACCACCTACAAGAGCCATCGCTTTTCTACCTACACTAAAGGCCTGAAAGAGCTGTTACAATGGCTACTTGAATCTAATTGTAAAGATGTCTGTATGGAATGTACAGGCAAATACTGGATTCCAGTGTACAACGTCTTGGAAAAAGACTGTTCTATTGTACTTGCACATCCTAAGTATGTTAAGGCTATCCATTGTAAAAAAACTGACAAGAAAGATGCGAAATGGATTGCTGACCTGTTTAAGCATGATCTTGTTGCCGGTAGCTTTATGCCTCCTGCTGATATTCGCCAACCACGTGACCTTATGCGCTATCGTTACAAACTAACCTGCTTTATGTCCAGTGAGAAGAACCGCCTCCAAAATTGTCTCACGGTTTCTAACATTCAGTTGGAAAACGTTGTTTCAGACACTTTTGGTAAAAGCTCTAAAAGAATTCTCGATAAGCTTCTTGAAAATCCTCTTGATACCTCTTTTGATATTGAACCTTTAATTCACAACTCTATGAAAGGAAAAATTCCTGAATTAGAACTTGCCATTGTATTAAAGACACCTGATGAACACAAACTACAATATCAAAACATTCATAAAGCTGCTTAA
- a CDS encoding nucleoside phosphorylase, whose product MVYEIQPHIRFGIDESADYAILPGDPKRVERVKEFLENTKDVAYNREFKTVSGFYKGVKILVTSTGIGGPSLGIAVEELKNLGVKAMIRIGSCGALQPNIKLGDLVMALGAVRDEGTSATYIEKSYPAVPDNYLLENIIESAKSLGATYHCGIIRSHDSFYTDKEDEIDRFWSTKGVLAADMESAPLFVIGRLRGIKTASILNVVVAYEGNLKEGINEYVDGKDAMVLGEEREILTALEAIVRLNR is encoded by the coding sequence ATGGTATATGAAATTCAACCGCATATAAGGTTTGGTATAGATGAAAGCGCAGATTATGCAATACTTCCAGGTGATCCAAAGAGAGTAGAAAGGGTTAAGGAGTTCCTCGAAAATACTAAGGATGTGGCATATAACAGGGAATTTAAAACGGTTTCGGGTTTTTATAAAGGTGTGAAGATTCTTGTAACTTCCACAGGTATAGGAGGGCCATCGCTTGGTATAGCTGTTGAAGAGTTGAAAAATCTAGGAGTAAAAGCTATGATACGTATAGGAAGCTGCGGTGCACTTCAGCCTAATATTAAATTAGGAGATTTAGTTATGGCTTTAGGAGCTGTAAGAGATGAAGGAACCTCTGCCACATATATTGAAAAAAGTTATCCTGCTGTACCTGATAATTATTTGCTGGAGAATATTATAGAAAGCGCAAAAAGCCTTGGAGCTACTTATCACTGTGGGATAATAAGAAGCCATGACAGTTTTTATACTGATAAGGAAGATGAAATAGATAGGTTTTGGTCGACTAAAGGTGTTTTAGCTGCTGATATGGAAAGCGCACCATTGTTTGTAATCGGCAGGCTTAGAGGGATTAAGACTGCATCGATACTTAATGTTGTCGTCGCTTATGAGGGTAATCTTAAAGAAGGCATCAACGAATATGTAGATGGAAAAGATGCGATGGTTTTAGGCGAAGAAAGAGAAATACTTACTGCCCTTGAAGCGATTGTGCGTTTAAACAGATAA